The following coding sequences lie in one Arachis ipaensis cultivar K30076 chromosome B03, Araip1.1, whole genome shotgun sequence genomic window:
- the LOC107634270 gene encoding putative F-box/FBD/LRR-repeat protein At4g03220, with protein sequence METRSTKRKKIAHRNQTTAKGANKKKAIDRISDLPDAILHRILFLLPIKCIAQMSVLSKRWRFLWTTFPDLDFTTISPFTISPPTTKNRYKFSTVNRHSASSRKPDFITQVFSIREKNSDIRVLCFRARLSFSRLNNLIRSAIRHNVKELDVEVATEVVTDDYFNFPRCVIGSQSLKVLKLKSGFRLPPSSIMRDGFQSLQTLSLSLVILYNQPFLSDLFSESSFPLLKNLHLDMCFGLKYLRVGCKALEDFSLQKCFQLQGLDISCAKLENLKVASCFDAYSEKSWVRISAPKLQNLVWHYNAVTDMSMFEDHYHHQSSSNSFSLFCGDASVGFFILNEDVSIGKLQSVNNFLSGLSHARSLTLESQTIEVK encoded by the coding sequence ATGGAAACACGATCCACAAAGCGCAAGAAGATTGCTCATCGGAATCAAACGACAGCGAAAGGCGCTAACAAAAAGAAGGCCATTGATAGGATCAGTGATCTCCCTGACGCGATTCTTCACCGCATTCTCTTCCTCCTTCCCATCAAATGCATTGCACAGATGAGTGTTCTTTCAAAGAGGTGGAGATTCCTCTGGACAACGTTTCCAGATCTCGATTTCACCACCATCAGCCCTTTCACAATATCCCCGCCGACAACAAAAAACCGTTACAAATTCTCAACCGTCAACCGCCACTCTGCCTCCTCAAGAAAGCCGGATTTCATCACGCAAGTTTTCTCGATCCGCGAGAAGAATTCCGACATCAGAGTCCTCTGTTTTCGCGCCCGTTTAAGCTTCTCAAGGCTCAACAACCTGATCCGAAGCGCCATCCGTCACAACGTCAAAGAACTGGACGTCGAAGTCGCAACGGAAGTCGTTACAGATGATTATTTCAACTTCCCTCGCTGCGTCATCGGCAGCCAATCCTTAAAAGTGTTAAAATTGAAGTCCGGATTTCGTCTCCCACCGTCCTCTATCATGAGGGACGGTTTCCAGTCTTTGCAAACACTCTCGTTATCGCTAGTAATTCTGTATAATCAGCCTTTTCTCTCCGATTTGTTCTCCGAATCATCGTTTCCTCTTCTCAAGAATTTGCACCTGGACATGTGTTTCGGTTTGAAATACCTCCGTGTTGGCTGCAAGGCTCTTGAAGATTTCAGTTTACAGAAATGTTTTCAGTTACAAGGGTTGGATATCTCGTGTGCGAAGCTCGAGAATTTGAAGGTGGCGAGTTGTTTTGACGCTTATAGTGAGAAGAGTTGGGTGAGAATTAGTGCCCCGAAGCTTCAAAATTTGGTTTGGCACTATAATGCGGTTACAGATATGAGTATGTTTGaggatcattatcatcatcagtcCTCGTCGAATTCATTTTCGTTGTTCTGTGGTGATGCTTCAGTTGGTTTCTTCATACTGAATGAGGATGTTAGTATTGGTAAGCTTCAAAGTGTGAATAATTTTTTGTCTGGACTCTCTCATGCTCGTTCCTTGACTCTTGAAAGCCAAACCATTGAGGTAAAGTAG